The sequence TACTCAGGGTATCTGAGAGGAATTTTAAATGAATGTTTGTGTTTGCTCATCCTAAAGAAGGGGAGTGTTCTTCTTTGCAAAGATCTAAATAAGAAAACGATAACGAAATGTTTCTTTTTAGCATGACAGTTTCCCGTATGGATCGGAGAAAGGAAAGAGTAACAGAAGTTTTCATTATACACTCATTACATAGCAAGTATAAACTAAAGATTGTTTGGCAAAACTCAACTAGTTCTCAAGACAACTTCGAAATTCAGTCTGGTTGCAGTACTTAAAAGTATCTCGACTTCAATGGGAAATAATGTTTATTGCCGTTTCTTTTTCATCAAGAATGTTTActgtttattttctttcaaataattatatctAGTTGTCAGGTTGATTGTCTCGCAAAAGCTGGAGTCAAAGTGTCACATTGTCCTGCTGCTGCAATGAGAATGCTTGGATTTGCCCCCATTAAGGAAATGCTCCGCGCTGGTGTCTGTGTGTCCTTGGGTACAGATGGTGCACCATCAAACAATAGAATGAGCATTGGTATATATTGATCTGTCGCTGTTCTTGATATATTGTCTAAACTTCCAATGTTATCGGCATATTCCTCCGTTTGGTTTTCATTTACTTTGCAGTGCTTAGAAATGTTACTAATATATCACATTTTTCCAAGAATGACTTTAGCAGCTTCCTCGTATTGTCCATTTATCTCGCTTATCATTAGCGAAATGCATATGCTCGATGTTATCTATCTCTTGAGCTTCTATGTTTTGTTGTGATGCTCCATTGTTATTTTGGTGTAGTTGATGAGATGTACCTGGCTTCCTTGATCAACAAAGGTCGTGAAGTATTTTCCACGGGAACCACTGATCCTACAGCTTTGCCTGCTGAAACAATTCTCAGAATGGCCACAATAAACGGTGCCAAGTCTATACTTTGGGACAAGGAAATAGGTTCGCTCGAGGTTGGGAAGAAGGTCAGACATCTTGATTCCACCTATATGTTATTGTTCTGTTTCTTCTTCTCCCGATTCTGATGAGATTTTCCTGATGTTTGATCTCATCATACACgtaatttacttattttgaaCTACTTTGCAGGCTGATATCGTCGTGATCAATCCCTCTTCTTGGTCTATGATGCCAATTCATGACTGGTATGCAATCATTTTAACTGATAATAATAAGCACACTGTGGAGAGACATTATTATCCCGTGATTCATCTTTTAGTATTTATGTACTATTCCGCGATATGCATCTGGTGCTTAGCATTTTCTAAAAGTTGCACCAATATCAGACTTTCTTTTACATATCGTGATGTCTGGGCCAGCTTTCGTGCACTTCAACTAATTTCACAAGATACCTGTCACCTCTCACCAGCAACAATAAGTACGATGTAATTATATCCACCAAGTCTAGTATAGGACAGatgagaagaaatcacctagtgttttttcTCTTCGGGGATTTAAATTAAACATGAGACCTCCTGATTCTCAACttacttcattgaccactaggtcACACCGTTAGCTGCAATGTCAGACTATTTAAACTACATACATTGTCTAATCTCAAGTCTATAATACTAAACTAAGCTGTTTAGCAATCTGTGTATAGCAGTATATATCCTTGTAAAATGCTATGGAGTCTGTATGTTTGTTCTCTCTTATTGGTTTCATTCGATATATTGTACTTTTAAATATTCCGGTTTATGATATATGTCGTCCTTTTTAGTGATCACCAGAATGTTACACTAGTTTCTTTTAATGACTTTTGCAGCATTTCGAGCCTCGTTTATTGCATGAGAACTGAGAATATCGTCTCTGTGATGTGCAACGGCTGTTGGATTATGAAAGATAAGAAAATCTTAACCGTAGACGAGGTATTGCATACTTGTAAGGGGAAAAGGACAGATATACCTTCGaattatcgtaaatggtatgcagatatcCTTCATCAATGTCCCAAAAGAATGACGGATAAGATTGTACTACGTGTCCCTGTTTAGTCTTCCGTTAGAGTGAAGGACATATATGCTCTAGATTTTGGATGAGAGGGGCACctatgtcccaaaagtatgacggaggATATCTGCATGCTAATTACGATAGTTCATgggtatatttgtcattttttcccTGCTTATTAATCATACTGTTTCATATACTTTGTTAGGTTAAATATTTATTCTGTGAATAAGTGTCACAtggaacttttttttaatatatgcaCAGGAAAAGGTTCTATCAATGGCCAAGCATGCCTCTGCTGATCTTTTAAAGAGAGCAGACATACAAATTCCAAACAGAATGAATTTTGTGTGATCACTTCACTGTGTAAATTAAAGGTGTTTGTAATGTTAAAACCAAATAAAATCTGCTTTGTAATTGTGTTCTCAACCTTATGGataatttcaaggtcaaactaTTGATGTCTAGTAATTAGACTGGATATGACAGCGTTTTAGCTGACTGAGGACATGACTTTAGATTGAAAGACATGGATGTTGAGAATTAGGACGGAAGGGTAAGTGGTAATCAAGTTTTGTCCTACTTCTAGCAGTATGGTTTAGgtattatgtcattttttttctcactaTTGATGTCGGGTGATTAGACAAGATATGATAACGTGTTGCTACACTTGTTTGGTGTATTGCTATTTCGTtgtttcttttctctctttcacACCTGCTTTttttaagttgaatgtttattGAAAACAACTTCTAAAATAGAGGTAAGATTTGTTGCATCCTCTACTCTTTTAAGACtccaattatgaaattatattgactGGTTTTCTTCATATCTACAATAAATGcaaacaaattaataaaatctaaCATAGGGGTGAATTACTAAAACAACTGAAGCAATGAGCTGTCACTTGGAATAAATATCTGGTATATTTCTTGTTACAAGTTCTAAATTATGACATTTTGACAAATTGTATGGTTGcctgaaaattgaatttttttttttaaaaaaaatataaacttttcaaataaaaaggaaataattattagaagttttataaatttaaattattatgtcctaagaaaaatttaatgaattggCTATAATAAACAGCATAGAAACAATATATTAAATCCTCt comes from Solanum pennellii chromosome 1, SPENNV200 and encodes:
- the LOC107013566 gene encoding uncharacterized protein LOC107013566 isoform X3, with protein sequence MFISKSYRCLLMESGYCFAEAGGQHMSGMASAVEVLGLRACLAESIMDYGEGLPASWAARTTDECIKSQKDLFMKHHNTADGRIKVWLGIRQIMNSTDRLLTETRDTAKELETGIHMHIAEIPYENQLIIETRGVDNGTVTHLEKIKFLQNHLLAAHTVWVNDKEVDCLAKAGVKVSHCPAAAMRMLGFAPIKEMLRAGVCVSLGTDGAPSNNRMSIVDEMYLASLINKGREVFSTGTTDPTALPAETILRMATINGAKSILWDKEIGSLEVGKKADIVVINPSSWSMMPIHDCISSLVYCMRTENIVSVMCNGCWIMKDKKILTVDEEKVLSMAKHASADLLKRADIQIPNRMNFV
- the LOC107013566 gene encoding uncharacterized protein LOC107013566 isoform X4 — translated: MSGMASAVEVLGLRACLAESIMDYGEGLPASWAARTTDECIKSQKDLFMKHHNTADGRIKVWLGIRQIMNSTDRLLTETRDTAKELETGIHMHIAEIPYENQLIIETRGVDNGTVTHLEKIKFLQNHLLAAHTVWVNDKEVDCLAKAGVKVSHCPAAAMRMLGFAPIKEMLRAGVCVSLGTDGAPSNNRMSIVDEMYLASLINKGREVFSTGTTDPTALPAETILRMATINGAKSILWDKEIGSLEVGKKADIVVINPSSWSMMPIHDWYAIILTDNNKHTVERHYYPVIHLLVFMYYSAICIWCLAFSKSCTNIRLSFTYRDVWASFRALQLISQDTCHLSPATISTM
- the LOC107013566 gene encoding uncharacterized protein LOC107013566 isoform X6, translated to MQSQKDLFMKHHNTADGRIKVWLGIRQIMNSTDRLLTETRDTAKELETGIHMHIAEIPYENQLIIETRGVDNGTVTHLEKIKFLQNHLLAAHTVWVNDKEVDCLAKAGVKVSHCPAAAMRMLGFAPIKEMLRAGVCVSLGTDGAPSNNRMSIVDEMYLASLINKGREVFSTGTTDPTALPAETILRMATINGAKSILWDKEIGSLEVGKKADIVVINPSSWSMMPIHDWYAIILTDNNKHTVERHYYPVIHLLVFMYYSAICIWCLAFSKSCTNIRLSFTYRDVWASFRALQLISQDTCHLSPATISTM
- the LOC107013566 gene encoding uncharacterized protein LOC107013566 isoform X5; amino-acid sequence: MVRVCQLHGLLGLLMSVLRMQSQKDLFMKHHNTADGRIKVWLGIRQIMNSTDRLLTETRDTAKELETGIHMHIAEIPYENQLIIETRGVDNGTVTHLEKIKFLQNHLLAAHTVWVNDKEVDCLAKAGVKVSHCPAAAMRMLGFAPIKEMLRAGVCVSLGTDGAPSNNRMSIVDEMYLASLINKGREVFSTGTTDPTALPAETILRMATINGAKSILWDKEIGSLEVGKKADIVVINPSSWSMMPIHDWYAIILTDNNKHTVERHYYPVIHLLVFMYYSAICIWCLAFSKSCTNIRLSFTYRDVWASFRALQLISQDTCHLSPATISTM
- the LOC107013566 gene encoding uncharacterized protein LOC107013566 isoform X1 encodes the protein MFISKSYRCLLMESGYCFAEAGGQHMSGMASAVEVLGLRACLAESIMDYGEGLPASWAARTTDECIKSQKDLFMKHHNTADGRIKVWLGIRQIMNSTDRLLTETRDTAKELETGIHMHIAEIPYENQLIIETRGVDNGTVTHLEKIKFLQNHLLAAHTVWVNDKEVDCLAKAGVKVSHCPAAAMRMLGFAPIKEMLRAGVCVSLGTDGAPSNNRMSIVDEMYLASLINKGREVFSTGTTDPTALPAETILRMATINGAKSILWDKEIGSLEVGKKADIVVINPSSWSMMPIHDWYAIILTDNNKHTVERHYYPVIHLLVFMYYSAICIWCLAFSKSCTNIRLSFTYRDVWASFRALQLISQDTCHLSPATISTM
- the LOC107013566 gene encoding uncharacterized protein LOC107013566 isoform X2, with amino-acid sequence MFISKSYRCLLMESGYCFAEAGGQHMSGMASAVEVLGLRACLAESIMDYGEGLPASWAARTTDECIKSQKDLFMKHHNTADGRIKVWLGIRQIMNSTDRLLTETRDTAKELETGIHMHIAEIPYENQLIIETRGVDNGTVTHLEKIKFLQNHLLAAHTVWVNDKEVDCLAKAGVKVSHCPAAAMRMLGFAPIKEMLRAGVCVSLGTDGAPSNNRMSIVDEMYLASLINKGREVFSTGTTDPTALPAETILRMATINGAKSILWDKEIGSLEVGKKADIVVINPSSWSMMPIHDCISSLVYCMRTENIVSVMCNGCWIMKDKKILTVDEVLHTCKGKRTDIPSNYRKWYADILHQCPKRMTDKIVLRVPV